From the Montipora capricornis isolate CH-2021 chromosome 2, ASM3666992v2, whole genome shotgun sequence genome, one window contains:
- the LOC138037351 gene encoding uncharacterized protein: protein MDAAKVLTKKKNWSAPGPDRLANFWWKRANSLHKGVATAFQVISRSDEEYPQWFSEGKTSLIPKPGIFSSDNQRPITCLNTIYKWYTSCLLVPTDKHLNHYELMEGAQRGARAGCSGTVDNLLIDRIVTLDCHRRKRNLSMGWVDVKKAYDSIDHGWLEEMMLMHRFPTWLCRAIQNLSRSWSTRIVTTTRKGREVSDIIRFRKGLPQGDALCPRLFTRGTHVADSAGLKVDGNAKIPSLEDGQQYKFLGVLESLKQEEKLALQSAAKEYLRRLSVIWTSPLSDYHRVVASNQFAMPAMSYYMWTQHWPITDLKQIDREARKIVVENGGKHPCGSTSLLYLSRDKGGRGMRSIETEYKETKIKAAANLYQNRDPAMKIVRDFEERAESMGHQALTKEAAAYAKEYGLELQLEYPDPVCVTEEGEVIPGKKVKNILVAFAGKLSVNQKRHDIDRRWFTGVLLMVKTKMEINNTNAMTKPKTTWKMNSEIQ from the exons ATGGATGCGGCAAAGGTGCTGACCAAGAAGAAGAACTGGAGCGCGCCTGGCCCAGACCGGCTGGCGAACTTCTGGTGGAAACGTGCTAACTCTCTTCATAAGGGTGTGGCAACTGCATTCCAAGTTATTTCAAGGAGTGATGAAGAGTACCCCCAGTGGTTTTCGGAGGGAAAAACGTCGCTAATTCCCAAACCTGGGATATTTAGTAGTGACAATCAAAGACCTATCACTTGTTTAAATACCATTTATAAATGGTACACATCGTGCCTACTTGTCCCAACTGACAAACATCTTAATCATTACGAACTGATGGAAGGTGCGCAAAGGGGTGCCCGTGCTGGATGCAGTGGGACTGTTGACAACCTGCTCATTGACCGGATTGTCACGCTAGACTGCCACAGGAGAAAGCGTAATCTCAGTATGGGATGGGTAGATGTTAAGAAGGCATATGACTCTATAGATCACGGCTGGCTAGAGGAGATGATGCTTATGCACAGGTTCCCCACCTGGCTGTGTAGGGCTATCCAGAATTTGTCAAGAAGCTGGAGTACCAGAATAGTGACCACTACAAGAAAGGGGAGAGAAGTCTCGGACATCATACGATTTAGAAAGGGCCTTCCACAGGGCGATGCCCTATGCCCTAGGCTCTTCACG AGGGGGACCCATGTTGCTGATAGCGCAGGACTGAAGGTTGATGGGAATGCTAAGATACCGAGTCTGGAAGATGGACAACAGTATAAGTTTTTGGGTGTGCTTGAGAGTCTGAAGCAAGAAGAGAAGTTAGCTTTGCAGTCTGCTGCTAAAGAGTATCTCCGGAGGTTGTCGGTAATTTGGACGAGCCCCCTTTCGGACTATCATCGTGTGGTTGCATCTAACCAGTTTGCTATGCCAGCTATGAGTTACTATATGTGGACTCAGCACTGGCCAATAACAGACCTGAAGCAAATAGACAGAGAGGCCCGCAAAATTGTTGTAGAGAACGGAGGCAAGCATCCCTGTGGTTCAACATCCCTGCTGTACCTGTCACGTGATAAAGGTGGGAGGGGGATGCGCTCCATCGAGACAGAGTATAAAGAAACGAAGATTAAAGCAGCGGCCAATCTGTATCAGAACAGAGATCCGGCTATGAAGATAGTACGGGACTTCGAGGAGCGCGCGGAGAGCATGGGGCACCAAGCACTGACAAAGGAAGCGGCGGCGTACGCGAAAGAGTATGGTCTGGAGCTACAGCTTGAATATCCTGATCCAGTCTGTGTCACAGAGGAGGGAGAGGTGATACCTGGGAAAAAGGTAAAGAATATTCTTGTGGCGTTCGCAGGGAAGCTAAGTGTCAACCAAAAAAGGCACGATATCGATAGAAGATGGTTTACTGGTGTGCTTTTAATGGTGAAAactaaaatggaaataaacaataCAAATGCGATGACTAAACCTAAGACTACATGGAAAATGAACTCCGaaatacaataa